Part of the Cercospora beticola chromosome 5, complete sequence genome is shown below.
ACGGCTTCGCGACTCATCACAGCTCCGGAGGTGACCGGCGCGCCCAGCCATGTCGCATTGGATTTGAGAGGTAGCCGTGAAGGCACACCTAGCGATGCGAATGATACCGCTCACAAACTCTGGCAGCACCTCCGAAGGGACTCACTGCCAATAGACAAGATGCTGATCTCTATGTCCGGCGAGAGTCTTCACCAATTAGAGGCCACTGATGAGGACCTCAAAGCTCTCCGCGAAACGGCGCTTGCCAACAAACGGAGCATCGGTGCTGAGACTTTGAAGGCCTGCAAATGGGACGATAAGCAGACGCACGGTACCGCTCCTTGGCTCTGATCGCGCGTACATAGACGCAACATCCTGTACTAGCACCATCGGATACGGCAGGCATTAATGGAATGCTGCAGCAAGACATCGCATCGCATCGATAGTCATGGGCAGACCCACCGGGACAGGCAGGCGAACAGCGTACTGTAGCCGCATCATGTCCACTCCCGGCATTGGATTCCCCGACAAACATTCACATGGGATTTTGAAATTTGAAATCCTGGCACAGCTGGGCTCATCACTGCATCATGAATAAATTCGCCAACATGCTAGCGATCGATCAATAGAATTCCGGAAGATGTTCCGAGGCAATGTTGCCGCCGCACCGAAGATTTTCCAAGGCTTGTCTCCATAACGTTTCATCGATGGAGCTTGCATTCAGTAGGTTGTACTAGACAACCATTTGCCCTCACCGCACTCAGTCCTCGTTCGTCGTTTCACCGACATCACGCATCCTCATCTCCGTTGCATTGCAGACAGAGTGTGACACAGCAGTCCGTAACACAGTGTCCACTCACCAAATGCAAGGGTCGAAGACGATTCCCGGTAAACTACAAAATCCCGACTTCCAACTTTCTGGCTCTGCGGATACAGTATCGCAAGGCATATGCAAGGCCCACATTCTCAAATGAGTAACCCCATCTTCCTGTCCGACGTGACACGATGTCTGGTCGGAGAGAAAAAAGATCTCGGTGACACGACGTCTGGTCGGAAAGATACATAGAAATTGGAAAACTTCTCCACATGTGTACGCATATGCCATGGTTAACGTTCAACTAGTGGATACATGCAAGGCCTGCAAGCAACCAATCCCCAAACCTAGGATAAAATTCCAAACACTTGGAACCGAAGCTGAGAGAAACCCATAGCACAGATCCCCAAGTTTTCACAACCATGTTGTCTGACCGACAAGCATCCAGCGTTTCTCCTTGACATTGCATTCTCGTCTCGCGTGACCCAATAAGCCAGGACTGAAGTCGGTGCGGCGTACTGCTGCAACTGATCCCAGTGCGCGGAAAACATACCACATTCTTTCCAAATCATCGTTAATGATCTCCGCATGCTGCCCTGGTTCAGAGCTAGACATGCAAGTCCGCGACACCTCCTAGCCGCCGCGCGCTTGTGTCGGATGTAAATTCCTGACCATGTCGCACCAATGCTACACTTCTTTCCGACCCTGGTGGTTTAGTGCTAGCTAGCGCAATGGAGACGGTTACTACTTATCCGCGTGTGTGTGTGATGAGTCTGATACACATCCGGGATCCGACAGGACAAAATAGCCGCGCGCGGCGGTGGGGGAAAGAAATGGATTCAAATAGATAGGTCACATGGATTTTGAGGGGAAACTGTTGTAAATCCTACACAAACCAACGTCGTCGCCTCGAGCGGAAAGGAGATCTGAGAAGTTTCCACGACATTACCGAATAACCGCCTGTGTTCCGGCCCAGAGCCGCCCGGGACGGCAAACGACGTACGCAATACCAGGTTCATGGAGCAGCGTAGACGCCACCGCCGCTGCCTTCGACGCAGTGTCAACTCGCACGACGTTTTTCGATAACCCGGATACGCTGTGTGCGGCGGAAAGACGGTTCGCAGTGCCGGAATAGTGTCGCACGAGCGACACAGAAAGAGCGACATGGACCATACTTTTGCGGTCAGAAATGCCATGTGACGAGATCAACCACGGAAGCTACGCGCGTGCAATCGGATTGATGCCAAAATGTTCGATTGCGCGCCCGATGCGAGACAACGCAAGACAAGACAAGGACAAGCATCGCAACGAGGGCAAGAGAAGCGGTCTGTACGTCGATCGGACGTTGGCGTCGTACATGAAGAGCTCGTTGCGCACTTGTCTTCCATTCTCTAGCGCTTGTTACGTGATGAGATCACACGATGTGCGAGTTCGGTGAGCGTTGTACGAGATTCGTTGCCTCTTCCGTGCCGCGGACTGTCGATGAGGTGGCACTAGAGGAGCGGTCTGCGGTGGACCGGCGGGTGTCGGCGGTGACGCCTGAAGCCGGCGGATGGCTGCTTGCGCTGAGAGCATCATTTCGGGTTGAGGATGCACAGCAGAGCAGGTGACCAGGAATGACTGCTACTGAATGAGCTGCGGCCTCTTGTGCAATGGCGCGACGATGGTCGTGTCATTTTTTGAGGTCGGCAGTTGCATCGACTCGCATGTGCGCCACACGCATGACACCTAGTTGCAGTGGAGAGCGGCGTTCCGACGGTCTCTCAAtcggtcttcttcgctccaATGGCTTCCAGTCCCTCGGGCATGTATCTCCTCAAGACCTCTGGTATGATGAcggctctcttttcttcctCCCAATGGTTCTCAAGTATGCAAGCCAGTACTCTCGGAATTGCCATCGCAGTCCCATTGACGGTATGTGGCCACGAAAGCTTGCCATCGAGCTTCGCCCTAGTTCCGAGTCGTCTTGACTGATAATCCGTGCATATTGAAGCAGACGTGACCTCTCCATAGCCTTCGTTTATTCCTCCTCGCGAAGGAAAGAACGCTTCAATATCAATCTTCCTCGTGGCGCTTGCCCCCAGATCCGCAGTAGGCATCTCGAGAACCTTTGCGTGCAGGCCGAGAGAAGTCAAGATCTCCGTCTGACTCTCTAACATTTCCTCAAAGacctcttctgcctctgATATCTCCACGTCCCCAAAGCGGTCTGCCTCGTGATCCTTGGGTGGTAAAGTCCAGGCAAACATCTCGACCTTCGTGAATTCGTGTACGCGATACAAACCTTTCGTATCAACGCCTCTCGCGCCGGCTTCAGCACGATAGCAACGTGAAGGACCAATGACTTTTAGCGGGAGGTCTTCCGCACGTATTGTCCTGTTTGCCTGAGATCCAGCGAAAGGGATTTCTGCCGTACCGGCCAATACCAGACTTGGCTTGTCCTCACTCTTGCTTTGTCCATGCCCATGCTGCTCGATGTTATAAATTTGCGTCTCGCCATTCTGGTCCCTCGGCATGAATCCACAAGCACTGGCAATATGCGAATATACCAGACTTGGAGGCGTCATAACTCTCCAGCCCCGTTTCATAGCGACTGACAAGGCATACTGAATCAGAGCCTGCTCCAGCAATGCGGCTTCGTTCTTGAGGAAATACCATCCCCATCCGCTCGTCGTCGCACTGGCCTCGAAATCCAGAATATCAAGCTCTTTGCCAATGTCCACGTGGCTTTTACCTCTAGGATTCCCTGATTTCTTCTCCCCAATGACACCACGGAGTCGCGGTTCCTCTCCCACGGGCGTATCCAAAGAGCTCAAATTTGGCAGTTCCAACGCCAATCTCTCCATCTCTTCTTGCATGGCCTTCTCATCCACCTCATGGCTTGCCAGCTTCGCTTTCAATGCCTTCGCCTCTTCAAGCAGGGCTTTCCTTCCAGCTTCATCTCCGCCTTGCGCAGCATGTCGTCCAAGTTCTTTCCCAATGGCATTATTCCTTTGTCGCGAAGTCACAATTTCATCTTGCTGTTTCCTCAACTTCTCGTGCAATTCCAATGTCCGCCAGCCATTCTTGGCGAAAGGCGCATAGTTGCGATCAATGCAATTCTGCTCGTAAAGTCCGGGGTTGTTGCGGATGTGCTTGATGTCGAGCGTTGGCTTGGGAGCGAAGGACGGCCGGGTATATGCTCTGCGAGCCGTAGTTTGGCGAACACTTTTCCTCAACAAGTCGCGGCGACAGCGCGCGCAGATATATGGCACCGACATTGGTGTCGATGCTAGAGAGAGCTGCAAGACGGAAGTCCGTGATGATCGGCACGACCTTCCTCTTCCAACGCGAACTTCAGCGCGCGATCACGAGACCATAAATTCGCGAGAGGCAGATAGACATAAGTTGACGGTATTCAAAGCCATTGGACATACAGACGCCGTCTACCTTCATACCTTCTAACACCTTCTCCAAAGGAGCTCCGTACGTCTCCATCAAAAAGCACCCAGGGTATCGTGTGCTGCACTTCAAAGCAGAGCAGCGGCAAGCGATAAAACATATTTCCGTAGTGTATGCATTCTTCCTCGATATCGTGTCAATTCGTTGTTGGCATCCTCCGTCTTTTCTACACACATCATAGCCATCCATTTCCGCTGCCCACTCACTGAACCTGCATTACGGGCTGTTTGTCTCACGATCGTTGACTGAAGAaccagctgctgcgcttgCCGCCGCTGCCCTCTGAGTTCGCTTGCTGAAGACCGGCATATGTGGGCGCGAGGCTTGGTCcgtctccgccgccgccaccgccccTCAGAGGCTTGGCTATCCGGCCGAATGGGTTGTTCGCGAAATTTGAGGGGGCAGGTGAGTTGGGCAGGCCACGAGTTGAGCCGGATTTGGCAGCTTCGAGGCGTTCTTTGACAGCCATGAGTTGCGATTCAAACCTAGAAAATGTCAGCAAATAATCGACCTCACTGTCCGAGGAATTAACGTACTTGTGGTTAGCAAGCATGAGCTTCTCCTGGCTCTCCTGGACGAGACCCTCCAGACCACGAATACGCTCACCACGAGCGACCAATTTACGCTCAGCAATGGCGACTTCCTTCTTGAGCTGTGTGTTCTGCTCTACAAGTTGTCGCTGCACGATCGTCAATTGTTCCAAGTTGCGCTCGAGGAACGCCAGCTTCTTTTGCTGTGCCTTGGAGTTGCTGCTTCGCAGAATCGAGTTGTACTGCTCGCGTGTGCTGTCCAAGCTTATCTCCAACTCAACAACACGCTCGCAGCGGTTCTGCAGATCTCGCATAAGGGACTTCTtgatggcatcgaagtcTGCAAGCTGCTTGCCTAGAGTGGTGCCGTTGGCACCATTCAGAGCCTGCTTGCGCAGAGCTTCCACTTCGTTGCGAAGGCGGGTGTTCTCTTCTTGTTGGCGAGACAGCATCTCATGTGCTTCTGCGGATTGAGCGCCACCATTCTGCTCGGCCAATCTCTTGGAGTATTTCTCCTTGAGCTCCTCGACATCAGCCTCGGACAAGTTGCGCTCGAGCAAGTCCTGGTGCTCGCGATGAAGCTGGGAAAGCTTCTGTTCGAGGACGGCCATCTGCGCGCTGTCCGCGTGACCATTGGCGCTGATATCTGCCTGTCGGATTTGGCCTTGTAGCTCGAGTAGCTTGTCCTTGAGGCTGTGAAATTGATCTGCGGCGACACTTTCTCCGCTGTCAGCAATCTCGAGCAGGCTTTGCACTTGCTGAACCATCTCCGCAACAGCCATCTCATTCTGCGACATAAGACCCTCCCCAAGGTCAAAAGTGGCCATCATTTGCGCCATGCGCTCCTTCTTGAgtctctccttctcatccagcagagcagaagactCCTTAGCAGACATTCGTGCATCGAGAAGCTCAGACTTGAGGCTGTCCAGTTCTGCCGTGAGCTCTGCATTGGCATCCCGTAACGAGTCCATGGTTATGCTAGCCTCCTTGGTCTCGAAATCGATCCTTTCGATATCTCTCTTCTGAGTTTCCACTTCCGCCGAGAGTTTCTCGTTGCTACGCTGAAGCTCTGATTGGGATGCTCGGATTTCCTTGAGCTGTTCTTGCGCAGATCGCGCAGCTTGCTGAGCAGCCTCTAATTCACGCTCCTTCTCGGCAAGCTGG
Proteins encoded:
- the KLP1 gene encoding Kinesin heavy chain, whose product is MSSTSNTIKVVARFRPANKVEQSNQAVSIVEFPSEDSVTIDSQEASGKPTYTFDRVFPVGTAQHEIFDYSIKSTVDDVLAGYNGTVFAYGQTGSGKTYTMMGAGDLHDPDTKGIIPRIVEQIFTKIMESDSTIEFTVKTSYMEIYMEKIRDLLVPQNDNLPVHEDKQKGIYVKGLHEFYVGSVDEVYTVLERGGQARAVASTNMNQESSRSHSIFVIEVTQKNVETGSARSGRLYLVDLAGSEKVGKTGASGQTLEEAKKINKSLSALGMVINALAEGKSQHIPYRDSKLTRILQESLGGNSRTTLIINASPMSYNDAETIGTMRFGERAKTIKQKAKINEELSPAQLKAMLKKTQSQVTTFTAYIQSLEGEVVQWRKGEPVPKEKWIQPLGAGFVAEAPPRSQTPTSRVKSQDGFGTPRPESRAELERAGTPSLVLEKDEREEFLKRENDLQDQLAEKERELEAAQQAARSAQEQLKEIRASQSELQRSNEKLSAEVETQKRDIERIDFETKEASITMDSLRDANAELTAELDSLKSELLDARMSAKESSALLDEKERLKKERMAQMMATFDLGEGLMSQNEMAVAEMVQQVQSLLEIADSGESVAADQFHSLKDKLLELQGQIRQADISANGHADSAQMAVLEQKLSQLHREHQDLLERNLSEADVEELKEKYSKRLAEQNGGAQSAEAHEMLSRQQEENTRLRNEVEALRKQALNGANGTTLGKQLADFDAIKKSLMRDLQNRCERVVELEISLDSTREQYNSILRSSNSKAQQKKLAFLERNLEQLTIVQRQLVEQNTQLKKEVAIAERKLVARGERIRGLEGLVQESQEKLMLANHKFESQLMAVKERLEAAKSGSTRGLPNSPAPSNFANNPFGRIAKPLRGGGGGGDGPSLAPTYAGLQQANSEGSGGKRSSWFFSQRS